AGGGCTAAATCTAACTCTGCACAGATAACCCCTTCCTCGCTCCTTCCTAGCTCTGCCAACTTGTCGCCCCGATGATTACAAATGAAGGAGGATCCGTAGAAAGTCTGTCCGCCTTCGGTGCCTACGCGATTAGCAGCTACTATAGGAATCATATTGGCAACAGCATGACCAATCATCACCCGCTGCCAAGGATCCTTAGTATCTAGTTCTGGATCGTGAGGTTCGCTGCCGATCGCTGTGGGATACAACAACACCTCTGCCCCCATTAAGGTCATGGCACGGGCACATTCAGGAAACCACTGATCCCAACAAATGCCAACTCCGAGTTTACCAAAGCGGGTCTGCCATACTCGGAAGCCAGTATTGCCAGGGCGAAAGTAAAACTTCTCTTCGTAGCCAGGGCCATCGGGAATGTGGCTCTTGCGATAAATTCCTAACAGGGTACCATCAGCATCCACGATCGCTACGCTGTTGTAATAGACTGGGCCTGCCTGCTCAAAAAACGAGACAGGGATCACCACCCCCAGTTCAGCCGCCAGTTGCTGGCAATGGGTAATGGTGGGATGTCCCTTGGCAGGTTGCGCCAATCGGTAATAGTCTTCGCGCTCTTCTCGACAAAAGTAGTGGCTTTCAAACAGTTCTGAAGGTAGAATCACCTGTGCCCCTTGGGCTGCAGCTTCTCGGATGAAGTGGCTAACGTGGCTAAGGTTGGTAGCAACCTTGGTTGTCAATTCACATTGAATAGCTGCGACAGTAAGCTTAGACATGGTTAGCAATAATCATGGAGAGACAGATGCAATGTCTGCAAATCTTAACGCTTGCATAACATCTGGTGAGCTGTTTGGGCAAGGTAGTGAATCTCACCTAAGTCAGGGGCTGTTGCACCGTTTAGACTAGCACCTGTCTGCAACCACAGCAAATATTCGACATTACCGGCTGGCCCTAGTAGTGGTGACCATGTTAGCCCTGCATAGTGCCAGCCCACCTCTTGACCAGCTTGAAGCACAGCATGGATGGCCTCTGCTTGGTCACGACTGTCTCGTACAAC
The Cyanobacteriota bacterium DNA segment above includes these coding regions:
- the aguB gene encoding N-carbamoylputrescine amidase; its protein translation is MSKLTVAAIQCELTTKVATNLSHVSHFIREAAAQGAQVILPSELFESHYFCREEREDYYRLAQPAKGHPTITHCQQLAAELGVVIPVSFFEQAGPVYYNSVAIVDADGTLLGIYRKSHIPDGPGYEEKFYFRPGNTGFRVWQTRFGKLGVGICWDQWFPECARAMTLMGAEVLLYPTAIGSEPHDPELDTKDPWQRVMIGHAVANMIPIVAANRVGTEGGQTFYGSSFICNHRGDKLAELGRSEEGVICAELDLALSQHMRNAFGFFRDRRPELYQILTEL